A genomic window from Salvelinus namaycush isolate Seneca chromosome 5, SaNama_1.0, whole genome shotgun sequence includes:
- the LOC120047533 gene encoding POU domain, class 3, transcription factor 2-like: MATTASNHYNILTSSASIVHSEPGSMQQASAYRDAQTLLQSDYSLQSNSHPLSHAHQWITALSHGEGAPWSTSPLGDQDIKPAVQGTRDEMHSSNNLQHQHQPRPAHLVHQSHGNHHDARAWRTTAAHIPSMATSNGQSLIYSQPGFGVNGLIPGSGQGMHHHNLRDAHEDHHSPHLSDHGHQASQHQQQSHHDHSDEDTPTSDDLEQFAKQFKQRRIKLGFTQADVGLALGTLYGNVFSQTTICRFEALQLSFKNMCKLKPLLNKWLEEADSTSGSPTSLDKIAAQGRKRKKRTSIEVSVKGALETHFLKCPKPAAAEITSLADGLQLEKEVVRVWFCNRRQKEKRMTPPGGPLPGTEDVYGDTPPHHGVQTPVQ, translated from the coding sequence ATGGCGACCACAGCGTCTAATCATTACAATATCCTTACCTCCAGCGCATCCATTGTGCACTCGGAGCCCGGGAGCATGCAGCAAGCATCGGCGTACAGGGACGCGCAGACCCTGTTGCAGAGTGACTACTCATTGCAGAGCAACAGTCACCCGCTCAGCCACGCGCACCAGTGGATAACGGCACTGTCGCACGGAGAGGGAGCTCCGTGGTCAACCAGTCCTCTCGGCGACCAGGACATCAAACCCGCGGTGCAGGGCACCAGAGACGAGATGCACAGCTCCAACAATCTGCAGCACCAGCACCAGCCGCGACCGGCCCACCTGGTGCACCAGTCGCATGGGAACCACCACGACGCCCGAGCGTGGAGAACTACCGCAGCCCACATACCCAGCATGGCAACATCCAATGGCCAGAGCCTTATTTATTCACAGCCCGGATTCGGCGTCAACGGCCTGATTCCAGGCAGCGGACAGGGGATGCATCACCACAACCTAAGAGACGCACACGAAGACCACCACAGCCCGCATCTCAGCGACCACGGCCACCAGGCGTCCCAGCACCAGCAACAGAGTCACCACGACCATTCGGACGAGGATACACCGACCTCGGACGACTTGGAGCAGTTCGCCAAGCAGTTTAAGCAGCGGAGGATCAAGCTGGGCTTCACTCAGGCTGACGTCGGACTCGCCTTGGGAACGCTGTATGGAAATGTGTTTTCCCAAACCACTATTTGCAGGTTCGAGGCCCTGCAGCTCAGCTTCAAAAACATGTGTAAGCTCAAGCCTTTGTTGAACAAGTGGTTGGAAGAAGCGGATTCCACCTCGGGCAGCCCAACCAGCTTGGACAAAATCGCTGCACAAGGGAGGAAAAGGAAAAAACGGACCTCTATCGAGGTAAGCGTAAAAGGGGCTTTGGAGACCCATTTCTTGAAGTGTCCTAAACCCGCAGCGGCGGAAATTACTTCCCTGGCGGACGGTCTACAGCTGGAGAAAGAGGTGGTGAGGGTTTGGTTTTGTAacaggagacagaaagagaaacgGATGACTCCTCCCGGTGGACCGCTTCCTGGAACGGAGGATGTGTATGGGGACACACCGCCACATCATGGAGTCCAAACACCGGTTCAATGA